Proteins from a single region of Aureibacter tunicatorum:
- a CDS encoding type IX secretion system membrane protein PorP/SprF, translating to MKKTIKHILILVLIFCVGQVSAQNLLEFNQYFQNKEILNPSLAGRENMTIANVGFRQQWSGFDGSPQTFYVAGHSPLKKYTRENLTYEKNSLRISTPRIYDRIYDSEMAKAERSPKHGIGGYVYVTDQGHFSTWKAAATYAFHYPISNKWKASAGLSAVFNNIEPDKDLVVKNPNDATYQQYLDGANERRLQVNMGVSAYTDHFYIGYGVLNLAKVSVVEDILDSNENLMQHVFMTGATFEVYQNIRLAPEIMAYYGTNEEFGYNLNARGFYKDLGYMGVSWRNDDYVGFLFGVKATDKINISYAYEQPLNEIKNASKGNGAHEIGLGIKF from the coding sequence ATGAAAAAGACGATAAAACATATATTGATCCTTGTTTTGATATTCTGCGTTGGCCAAGTTTCGGCGCAGAATCTACTGGAGTTTAATCAGTATTTTCAAAACAAGGAAATCTTGAATCCATCTTTAGCCGGCAGGGAAAATATGACCATTGCCAATGTTGGGTTCAGACAACAGTGGTCGGGTTTTGATGGTTCTCCTCAGACATTTTACGTCGCAGGCCATTCTCCTTTGAAAAAATACACAAGGGAGAACCTTACTTACGAAAAGAACTCATTAAGAATCAGTACGCCGAGAATTTATGATAGAATTTACGATAGTGAAATGGCTAAAGCTGAAAGAAGTCCAAAGCATGGAATCGGTGGTTATGTTTATGTCACGGACCAAGGTCATTTCAGTACTTGGAAGGCCGCGGCGACCTATGCTTTTCATTATCCAATATCCAATAAGTGGAAAGCTTCGGCTGGTCTAAGCGCGGTTTTTAATAATATAGAGCCGGATAAAGATCTTGTGGTTAAAAATCCAAATGACGCTACTTACCAGCAGTATCTTGATGGAGCGAATGAAAGAAGACTTCAAGTGAATATGGGAGTAAGCGCCTATACGGATCACTTTTACATAGGTTATGGAGTCCTTAATTTGGCAAAAGTATCAGTGGTTGAGGATATCTTGGACTCCAATGAGAATCTGATGCAACATGTGTTTATGACGGGAGCGACATTCGAAGTTTATCAAAATATAAGACTAGCGCCAGAAATCATGGCTTATTATGGTACGAATGAGGAGTTCGGATATAACTTGAATGCCAGAGGCTTTTACAAAGATCTTGGGTATATGGGAGTGAGTTGGAGAAATGATGATTATGTAGGCTTTCTATTTGGAGTAAAAGCGACGGATAAGATCAATATCTCTTATGCTTATGAGCAACCTTTGAATGAGATAAAAAATGCTTCCAAGGGCAATGGGGCTCATGAAATAGGTTTGGGAATCAAATTTTAG
- a CDS encoding Ig-like domain-containing protein encodes MKPSLRTFCPFLQAGKSILNALILTFAFISASSLEILAQVPVPDAPDLIEQSDKGRLNDDNITNDTAPFFQGTVMPNATVSIYSDQAGLLATDKANALGYYIIQVPNEPSRLLQDGEHKITATQNVAGDVSERSEALLVTIDTVIPDQPATTDLDIFSDFGFSREDEITNDSLPTFVGTTEPKSIVTVFYGDQISLGSDLADPVTGEYAVEIKVQLPEGHHDITITVTDEAGNTSAESESLGVEIDRTPPVKASLPSIDKIEDTGNHEGLHPERELDYITYDNELTFLGSKEQDTRIAIVTRDEWELLQLFLDIYTDYVRVTDTLNEIIILAYGSDAAEIIKNIPKDKNESVGYYIKIFSPFDVISNFEEGEEDRQVVDYSKVSRTLVESKYELLAISWDRAGNYSVSEVRNLEVDMTAPATKIDMVDESDSYYTNYFIEYFLNQPEDRQKQLTENEFTIEYASTRIFTSDDFHDWNIYQSEIVTIPTEYADEFRDYYRVDGSHRRIITEHVDNYTQIVDPEFMILNERGQCIYFKLFDSNGTLLDEFEMHDLQTLIQDYKFAQPLEDGTYRMEYTNIDIAGNESNHFVEFFIDTESPVVSKASIIDLDDTGRTIDDELTEKTIFSLEGTAENRSNIELWYILGSKTPMPGLDLNKVDTIVGLDTTSYVGNYLIDLSDSIPHLPDGEHTFLTKAYDSANNVSLAKFNAVVRTVPQVPDVTQNLVTDEEKPIDVVITRDYENVPAVSYFKITDIKNGTVTFINEDGETVDVKNHDYLKIPAGDESIIVTYLPNKDLFSYDKDEDDKFSFNVQASKAPKNEDESGLKMDLIANPEPEVTAKVPVKIHVLPVNDHPLFNVNHITIYEDQNWEASASWVSGIDDGPVTDDEGQTYKFDILEIEDPTYFTEDNQPHFTDDVQGVLDFSLAENKFGQTSLTIRLKDDGGIERNGVDTLVRELIINVTPVPDNPRITQSGEVVKDNELWMLEDGVEVLADQNGEDSLAYNPIMFSIEKNELDGDEIIGFYIESMIESRGKMFYIDGRGNRRFIYNYDFVNINDALVVGYIPELHFNDDQPEFNNKLEQSEIDIVPYFDIIAVMDEVPDEYQQSKERGNARIVIEPINDEPEFVVSDWNIDVESEAEAKYFDKDRVVNKLTPGGGVDELGQNFDFKITNLEELRATGVFTDDGLPKLVLDQYKEKGNLQFTIVPNAEGRVEVKVVMYDDGIKDLVRGDDNDTDEESIFIEIKRTDYYAATDIELDPNHIKKESPSGTEVGTITFNDVDLPDDSHIIEKVDGEGSEHNDYFDINNWVVSTSQDLPDFGELEELSIRVKITDSYDKVAEKILVIRLTDKDVIKSSIPVLTSDYESINEDQTFAELKGEGKILKFGIGELETDAEITHFFISDLTNGTLHHLADGTLIDIDFPITVDQAVNDGIIFVPDADYFGPASFKIQAAKDNNELAISDPLDVNLTVNPINDKPFFEIDIREDLVKENEIYKYYISQDTKVHSLVDVIKNISVGPANESEQVYTFNITHDQANDLYFESLPVVSPLQGLITDATLGTLDFELSNNAIGNITLTITLEDDGEPVESHVETLILVIGDKPDVPVIPTDPTIPDGEYAKVIWEDQELILSEIISKNAGDSETVKYVKFSDFSNLNGKITLGDNIVSVDELIEFDKLSEVKFVPNKDYFGDASFTVKSSDGQEESASAVVNIKIEPVNDQPIFDPLTVTIELEEDQLDEENYVLRNIFETISVGPENESDQIFTSIEEFTYDESYFSIDPVLTINDLNLNFSLAEDVNGQTSITFKIKDNGGVDRNGVDLSETITIVLDIASKADKPDITDPEVTDPTDPTDTRLYHFVTLEDTPFEFVEELVGRNDVDGGGDLYIKISNILNGSIKSGDQTITTEGYVHIDDINQITFVPAQDYFGQVSFDLQATTAIEGGNLSESVQVLGKVLPVNDKPSFEVDNVTIFSSTNIYEYKSSVVDALNTGGITSLEDYQSVSITYSVEFVNESDKDLFFDGNEPSIDNEGNLSFILKADPPQGIIELIAVANDHEEEENLSDPVKFNIIINEGEPPVTEKPVVGTNPVDGGNVWWTYEDTTLEGIVVKTSETDKVTQVFYVSTVKHGTLYFTNEDGELEQIEKGFITKGQAFLGLTFVPDPDYFNITDIDPAGFVINGALAEDINLIGDGAFIQIPVYPINDQPEFNAIDTLIVDQSAEIIELKEVILSNIYNGAYNEYYQYDTTLIAITNSDELKDNPIFGPDPYILKDYLDSTGVLHVEVPATLYGDAWIHYVVVEHLELENRLREDSLYFQVKREDNIAPDSIVLDPYQVMEQRPEGTFVGLLYTYDKNIVDSHVYQMVDGEGDEGNDYFEIRGDSVFTMTEFYYDQGDLYTIRVRSTDERGAWVEEVLEIEILPDYGLDLVIPNAFTPNGDFVNDTWEIDNIRIHESVTVEIFNSRGTQVYYSNGYDKPWDGRFNGSVLPKASYYFVIKLNDENGRVFKGTVSILK; translated from the coding sequence ATGAAACCAAGTTTGAGAACATTTTGTCCATTCCTCCAAGCGGGCAAATCGATTCTGAACGCCTTAATCCTTACTTTTGCTTTTATTTCAGCAAGTTCGCTGGAAATATTGGCCCAAGTGCCAGTGCCGGATGCTCCAGATTTGATAGAGCAGAGCGATAAAGGACGTTTGAACGATGACAACATCACCAATGACACAGCTCCATTTTTTCAAGGCACAGTAATGCCAAATGCAACTGTGTCGATTTACAGCGATCAGGCTGGTCTTTTAGCTACCGATAAAGCTAATGCCTTAGGGTATTATATAATTCAAGTTCCTAATGAACCGAGTCGTTTGTTGCAGGATGGTGAGCATAAAATTACTGCAACTCAAAATGTGGCAGGAGATGTGAGTGAGAGATCTGAAGCTTTGTTGGTGACTATAGACACAGTAATTCCAGATCAACCAGCTACAACGGATTTGGATATCTTTAGTGATTTTGGGTTTTCAAGAGAAGATGAGATTACCAATGATTCTTTGCCGACATTTGTGGGAACAACAGAGCCTAAGAGTATTGTAACTGTTTTTTATGGAGATCAAATATCACTTGGTTCCGATTTGGCAGATCCAGTCACGGGTGAGTATGCAGTGGAAATAAAAGTTCAACTTCCAGAAGGACATCATGATATTACTATTACAGTTACGGATGAAGCGGGTAATACAAGTGCGGAGTCAGAGTCATTGGGGGTTGAAATTGACAGGACACCGCCGGTAAAGGCAAGTTTGCCGTCAATTGATAAGATAGAGGACACAGGAAATCATGAAGGATTGCATCCTGAAAGGGAATTGGATTATATAACTTATGACAATGAATTAACATTTTTGGGTAGCAAAGAGCAGGATACCAGAATAGCCATAGTTACTCGAGATGAATGGGAGCTACTGCAGCTTTTTTTAGATATATATACTGATTATGTTAGGGTTACCGACACTTTGAATGAAATAATAATATTGGCTTATGGCAGTGATGCAGCGGAGATAATTAAAAATATACCTAAGGATAAAAACGAATCTGTTGGTTATTACATTAAGATTTTTAGCCCCTTTGATGTGATCTCGAATTTTGAGGAAGGAGAAGAGGATAGACAGGTAGTAGATTATTCTAAAGTCAGTAGAACTCTTGTAGAGTCAAAATATGAGTTGTTGGCGATTTCATGGGATAGAGCTGGTAATTATTCCGTTTCAGAGGTTAGGAACCTTGAAGTAGATATGACAGCGCCTGCGACTAAGATCGATATGGTTGATGAGTCGGATAGTTATTACACGAATTATTTTATTGAATATTTCTTAAATCAACCAGAAGATAGGCAGAAACAGTTGACTGAAAATGAATTTACAATTGAATATGCTTCGACTAGAATCTTTACTTCCGATGATTTCCATGATTGGAATATTTATCAAAGTGAAATAGTGACAATTCCGACAGAGTATGCCGATGAGTTTAGAGATTATTATAGAGTAGATGGAAGTCATAGACGGATAATAACCGAGCATGTAGATAATTATACTCAAATTGTTGACCCGGAATTCATGATTTTAAATGAAAGAGGCCAATGTATTTATTTTAAGCTCTTTGACAGTAATGGTACTTTGTTGGATGAGTTTGAGATGCATGATCTTCAGACCTTAATTCAGGATTATAAGTTTGCTCAACCTCTTGAGGATGGGACTTATAGAATGGAGTATACAAATATTGATATCGCAGGGAATGAGTCTAATCATTTTGTGGAATTTTTTATAGACACCGAATCTCCCGTAGTTTCGAAGGCTTCAATCATTGATCTTGACGATACAGGTAGGACTATAGACGACGAATTGACTGAAAAAACGATTTTCAGCCTAGAGGGAACTGCTGAAAATAGATCAAATATAGAATTGTGGTATATCCTAGGTAGCAAAACACCTATGCCAGGACTAGATTTGAATAAAGTTGATACGATAGTAGGTTTAGATACAACTAGTTATGTAGGAAATTATTTGATAGACTTAAGCGACTCTATACCTCATTTGCCTGACGGCGAACATACTTTTCTAACAAAAGCTTACGATTCAGCGAATAATGTGAGTCTTGCCAAATTTAATGCTGTTGTAAGAACAGTGCCTCAGGTACCTGATGTGACTCAAAATTTGGTGACAGATGAAGAAAAGCCGATTGATGTAGTCATTACGAGAGATTATGAGAATGTTCCAGCTGTTAGCTATTTTAAAATCACTGATATTAAAAATGGAACTGTCACATTTATCAATGAAGATGGAGAAACAGTTGATGTTAAGAATCATGATTATTTGAAGATACCAGCGGGTGATGAATCGATTATAGTGACTTATTTGCCAAACAAGGATTTATTTTCTTATGATAAGGATGAGGATGATAAGTTTTCATTTAATGTTCAAGCTTCTAAAGCTCCAAAAAATGAAGATGAAAGCGGTTTGAAAATGGATCTTATTGCTAATCCTGAGCCTGAAGTAACAGCGAAAGTTCCAGTGAAGATTCATGTGCTGCCAGTAAATGATCATCCCTTGTTTAATGTAAATCATATAACGATATATGAAGATCAGAATTGGGAAGCTTCAGCAAGTTGGGTTTCTGGAATAGATGACGGGCCTGTGACAGATGATGAAGGCCAGACTTATAAGTTTGATATTCTTGAAATTGAAGATCCAACATATTTTACTGAAGATAACCAACCGCATTTTACAGATGATGTGCAAGGGGTACTTGACTTTTCATTAGCCGAAAATAAGTTTGGGCAAACTTCTTTGACTATACGATTGAAAGATGATGGAGGTATTGAACGTAATGGTGTTGATACACTAGTGAGAGAGCTTATTATCAATGTGACTCCGGTGCCTGACAATCCAAGAATCACGCAGTCTGGCGAAGTTGTTAAGGATAATGAGTTGTGGATGTTGGAAGATGGCGTGGAAGTTCTAGCTGACCAAAATGGAGAGGATTCTTTGGCGTATAATCCGATAATGTTCAGCATTGAGAAAAATGAACTTGATGGTGATGAAATAATTGGCTTCTATATTGAGAGCATGATAGAAAGCCGTGGCAAGATGTTCTATATAGACGGTAGAGGAAATAGAAGATTTATATACAACTATGATTTTGTCAATATCAATGATGCTTTGGTGGTAGGCTATATACCGGAGTTGCACTTTAATGATGACCAACCGGAGTTTAATAATAAGCTTGAGCAATCAGAAATCGATATTGTTCCTTATTTTGATATTATCGCTGTGATGGATGAGGTGCCGGATGAATATCAGCAAAGCAAAGAAAGAGGCAATGCAAGAATTGTCATAGAGCCAATCAACGATGAACCAGAATTCGTAGTTTCTGATTGGAATATTGATGTGGAATCTGAAGCCGAAGCTAAGTATTTTGATAAAGATAGAGTAGTGAATAAGCTTACTCCTGGCGGGGGAGTTGATGAATTAGGGCAGAATTTCGACTTTAAGATTACTAATCTGGAGGAGTTGAGAGCTACCGGAGTTTTTACGGATGATGGCTTGCCTAAGTTGGTTTTGGATCAATATAAGGAAAAAGGCAATCTTCAATTCACAATTGTGCCGAATGCCGAAGGGCGTGTTGAGGTAAAAGTGGTGATGTATGATGATGGTATCAAGGATTTAGTTAGAGGAGATGATAATGATACTGATGAAGAATCCATATTTATAGAAATAAAGAGAACAGATTATTATGCTGCCACTGATATTGAATTGGATCCTAATCATATCAAGAAAGAATCTCCTTCTGGTACAGAAGTAGGAACGATTACATTCAATGACGTTGATCTGCCTGATGATTCGCATATTATTGAAAAGGTAGATGGAGAAGGCTCCGAGCATAATGATTATTTTGACATCAATAATTGGGTAGTAAGCACCAGTCAAGATTTGCCTGACTTCGGAGAGTTGGAGGAATTGAGCATAAGAGTGAAGATTACGGACTCTTATGACAAAGTTGCTGAAAAAATTCTTGTAATAAGATTGACGGATAAGGATGTCATCAAATCCTCTATACCTGTATTGACAAGCGATTATGAATCGATCAATGAGGACCAGACTTTCGCAGAGCTAAAAGGGGAAGGCAAAATCTTGAAGTTTGGTATAGGCGAGTTGGAAACAGATGCTGAAATCACCCATTTCTTTATCTCAGACTTGACTAATGGTACATTACATCATTTGGCTGATGGAACATTAATAGATATTGATTTTCCAATTACTGTTGATCAAGCAGTGAATGATGGAATTATCTTTGTTCCTGATGCTGACTATTTTGGTCCTGCAAGTTTTAAGATCCAAGCGGCTAAGGACAATAATGAACTTGCGATAAGTGATCCTTTGGACGTTAATTTGACAGTTAACCCAATCAATGACAAGCCATTCTTTGAAATTGATATCCGTGAAGACTTAGTGAAAGAAAATGAGATCTATAAGTATTATATTTCTCAGGATACAAAAGTTCATTCTTTAGTAGATGTTATTAAAAATATCAGTGTAGGCCCTGCCAATGAGTCAGAGCAGGTGTATACATTCAATATTACGCATGACCAAGCAAATGATTTGTATTTTGAAAGCTTGCCAGTTGTTTCTCCGCTTCAAGGCTTGATCACTGATGCGACTTTAGGAACTTTGGATTTTGAATTGTCGAACAATGCGATAGGAAACATTACGCTAACCATTACTTTGGAAGATGATGGAGAACCAGTAGAAAGCCATGTTGAAACATTGATACTAGTTATTGGTGACAAGCCTGACGTGCCAGTGATTCCTACGGATCCAACTATCCCTGACGGAGAATACGCTAAAGTGATTTGGGAAGATCAAGAATTGATTTTGTCAGAGATAATTTCAAAAAATGCAGGAGATTCGGAAACTGTAAAGTATGTCAAGTTTAGCGATTTCTCAAACTTGAATGGCAAGATTACTTTGGGAGATAATATAGTTTCGGTTGACGAATTAATTGAGTTCGATAAATTGTCTGAGGTTAAGTTTGTGCCGAATAAGGACTATTTCGGCGATGCTTCTTTCACTGTCAAATCAAGCGATGGGCAAGAAGAAAGTGCTTCTGCAGTGGTGAATATCAAAATCGAGCCGGTGAATGATCAACCGATATTCGATCCTTTGACTGTAACAATAGAGTTGGAAGAAGATCAGTTGGATGAAGAGAATTATGTCTTAAGAAATATATTTGAGACGATTAGTGTGGGACCAGAGAATGAATCTGATCAGATATTCACTTCTATCGAAGAATTTACATATGATGAATCTTATTTCTCGATAGATCCAGTTTTAACCATTAACGATCTTAATCTTAACTTCTCTTTAGCTGAGGATGTGAATGGACAAACAAGTATTACCTTCAAGATCAAAGATAATGGCGGTGTGGATAGAAACGGTGTCGATCTTTCTGAAACGATTACTATTGTATTGGATATAGCTTCGAAAGCTGATAAGCCTGATATTACCGATCCTGAAGTTACAGATCCTACTGATCCTACGGATACTAGGCTTTATCATTTTGTAACTTTGGAGGATACTCCATTTGAGTTTGTTGAAGAATTGGTGGGCAGAAATGATGTTGACGGAGGAGGTGATTTATATATTAAAATCAGCAATATACTCAATGGTTCGATAAAAAGTGGTGATCAGACAATAACAACAGAAGGTTATGTGCATATTGATGATATTAATCAAATCACATTTGTTCCGGCGCAAGATTATTTTGGACAGGTTTCGTTTGATTTGCAAGCTACAACAGCGATTGAAGGAGGAAACTTATCTGAATCTGTTCAAGTGCTAGGCAAGGTATTGCCTGTTAATGACAAGCCTTCATTTGAAGTGGATAATGTGACGATCTTTAGCTCAACTAATATTTATGAATATAAGAGCTCTGTAGTGGATGCATTGAATACTGGAGGAATCACTTCTTTGGAGGATTATCAATCAGTTTCTATTACTTATTCGGTGGAGTTTGTTAATGAGTCGGACAAAGATTTATTCTTTGATGGCAATGAGCCTTCGATAGATAATGAGGGGAATTTGAGCTTTATCTTAAAAGCGGATCCACCTCAAGGTATTATTGAGTTAATTGCTGTTGCGAATGATCATGAGGAAGAGGAGAATCTTTCAGATCCTGTTAAATTTAATATTATCATTAATGAAGGAGAACCTCCTGTAACAGAAAAGCCGGTTGTTGGTACGAACCCAGTAGATGGTGGGAATGTATGGTGGACGTATGAAGATACCACTTTGGAAGGAATTGTGGTTAAGACTTCAGAAACAGATAAAGTCACGCAAGTATTTTATGTGTCGACAGTAAAACATGGTACATTATATTTTACCAATGAAGATGGGGAGTTGGAGCAAATCGAAAAAGGCTTTATTACTAAAGGACAAGCTTTCCTAGGGCTGACTTTTGTTCCAGATCCGGATTATTTTAACATTACTGATATTGATCCAGCAGGTTTTGTTATCAATGGAGCTTTGGCGGAAGATATTAACCTGATTGGAGATGGAGCATTTATTCAAATACCTGTTTACCCGATTAACGATCAGCCGGAATTCAATGCTATAGATACTTTGATTGTTGATCAAAGCGCTGAAATTATAGAGTTGAAAGAGGTTATTTTGAGTAATATTTATAATGGCGCTTACAATGAGTATTATCAGTATGATACAACTTTAATTGCTATTACCAATTCAGATGAACTTAAGGATAATCCGATTTTTGGGCCTGATCCTTATATTTTAAAGGATTACCTTGATTCAACAGGAGTACTCCATGTTGAGGTTCCTGCGACATTATATGGTGATGCTTGGATACATTATGTTGTGGTTGAGCATTTGGAGCTGGAAAATCGATTACGAGAGGATAGTTTATATTTCCAAGTGAAAAGAGAGGATAATATAGCTCCTGACAGTATTGTTTTGGATCCATACCAAGTGATGGAACAACGTCCGGAAGGCACATTTGTAGGCTTGCTGTATACTTATGATAAGAACATTGTGGACTCGCATGTCTATCAAATGGTTGATGGTGAAGGCGATGAAGGCAATGACTATTTTGAGATAAGGGGCGATAGCGTGTTTACGATGACTGAGTTCTATTATGACCAAGGTGATTTGTACACCATTAGAGTAAGGTCAACTGATGAGCGAGGAGCTTGGGTTGAGGAAGTTTTAGAGATTGAAATCTTGCCTGATTATGGTTTGGATCTTGTGATTCCGAATGCCTTTACTCCAAATGGAGACTTTGTGAATGACACGTGGGAAATCGACAATATACGCATACATGAGAGCGTGACAGTGGAGATTTTTAATTCTAGAGGAACTCAAGTGTATTATTCAAATGGATATGATAAGCCTTGGGATGGTCGATTCAATGGATCGGTCTTGCCGAAAGCTTCATATTACTTTGTCATCAAATTGAATGATGAGAATGGCAGAGTTTTCAAAGGAACAGTTTCCATACTCAAATAA
- a CDS encoding protein phosphatase 2C domain-containing protein, which translates to MKIYKSLTIGEFHTNHCEDFLIEEPITTSQKIIAVMDGCTMGNESVFASILFGKILRNIAKKLFYEDFMQPSSDSLELQLKTILRNLINEVKKTKNLLGLETNELLSTLIIGILDTDSFKAEILTIGDGLICVDGKLTEYEQDDKPDYLAYHLSENFEEWYSNQNQRLSINKFDDLSISTDGIFTFKNLLNKSYQKSHEEIIDYLLIDQSGSNNHTFLDQKIQMLKDQWNHVVTDDLAIIRIRKSS; encoded by the coding sequence ATGAAGATATACAAGTCGCTTACTATCGGAGAATTTCACACAAACCATTGCGAAGATTTTTTAATTGAAGAACCAATAACCACAAGCCAAAAAATAATCGCGGTAATGGATGGCTGCACTATGGGAAATGAATCGGTATTCGCTTCGATTTTATTTGGAAAAATTCTTCGAAATATTGCCAAAAAATTGTTTTATGAAGACTTCATGCAGCCAAGTTCAGATTCATTAGAACTTCAATTAAAAACTATCTTAAGAAACCTGATCAATGAAGTCAAAAAAACAAAAAACCTTCTAGGCCTTGAAACCAACGAATTGCTATCCACATTAATTATCGGAATCTTAGATACAGACAGCTTTAAAGCGGAAATCCTAACCATAGGCGATGGCCTGATTTGCGTAGATGGAAAACTCACCGAATACGAACAAGATGACAAACCCGACTACCTAGCATACCATTTATCGGAAAACTTCGAAGAATGGTACAGCAATCAAAATCAAAGATTATCAATCAACAAATTTGATGACTTATCCATAAGCACTGACGGAATATTCACTTTCAAAAATCTTCTGAATAAATCATATCAAAAGTCACATGAGGAAATTATCGATTACTTGCTAATCGATCAGTCTGGCAGCAATAACCATACGTTTTTAGATCAGAAGATTCAGATGTTAAAAGACCAATGGAATCATGTGGTTACTGATGATTTGGCGATTATTAGAATTCGAAAGAGCTCCTAA
- a CDS encoding 4'-phosphopantetheinyl transferase family protein, with protein MNQRFTYEDFKVIYCHASQIEGNYELLDGEERSRYERYLSKDKKEEFLKGRAFLKNNLAESLGLSAKSISFSYTKNGKPYLSEIYSPHICHFNLSHTKDYFLLAISTKPIGVDIETLRSVEMDEMIHFLSPQELKSLKSISYEKDRIIQLYKLFTSKEAFIKATDKKYPLEQISFKWSKLNTQWELDSPQVDCQFHSLRITDELEGMVCCLQNT; from the coding sequence ATGAATCAGCGTTTTACTTACGAAGACTTTAAGGTTATTTATTGTCATGCTTCTCAGATCGAGGGAAACTATGAATTATTGGATGGAGAGGAGAGGAGCCGTTATGAACGCTATCTTTCCAAAGATAAAAAGGAGGAATTTCTTAAAGGGAGAGCCTTCTTGAAGAATAATCTGGCCGAATCTTTGGGTCTTTCTGCTAAGTCGATTTCTTTTTCATATACAAAAAATGGCAAACCCTATCTATCGGAAATTTACAGTCCGCACATTTGTCATTTTAATTTATCACATACCAAAGACTACTTTCTTCTAGCCATTTCAACAAAACCTATCGGTGTAGATATCGAAACATTGAGATCTGTGGAAATGGATGAAATGATTCACTTTTTGAGTCCACAAGAGTTAAAATCCCTCAAATCAATAAGCTACGAAAAAGACAGAATCATTCAGCTTTACAAACTCTTCACCAGCAAAGAAGCCTTCATTAAAGCTACCGACAAAAAATACCCGCTAGAACAAATCAGCTTCAAATGGTCAAAATTAAATACCCAATGGGAACTTGATTCACCTCAAGTTGATTGTCAGTTTCATTCTTTGAGAATTACCGATGAGTTGGAGGGGATGGTATGTTGTTTACAAAATACATAA